A window of the Polaribacter sp. HaHaR_3_91 genome harbors these coding sequences:
- a CDS encoding thioredoxin family protein yields the protein MKNTLLFFFILSTCILYGQKNNTLLNYSFEEAFKLQEKEKKPIIVFFHTSWCKYCFAMKKNTFIDKKVINLLNKHFYFVSFDAESKDFINIKGRIFKNKSGVHQIVEVLASKNNTISYPSTIIISTNNTIDEQIDSFLSAEEITKILTSYIALK from the coding sequence ATGAAAAACACGCTTCTTTTCTTTTTTATACTTTCCACCTGTATTTTATATGGGCAGAAAAACAACACTTTACTAAATTATTCTTTTGAAGAAGCTTTTAAGTTACAAGAAAAAGAAAAGAAGCCAATTATAGTCTTTTTTCACACAAGCTGGTGTAAGTATTGTTTTGCTATGAAAAAGAATACTTTTATCGATAAAAAAGTTATAAATTTATTAAACAAACATTTTTACTTTGTTTCTTTTGATGCAGAAAGTAAAGACTTCATAAACATAAAAGGTAGAATTTTTAAAAATAAATCAGGAGTTCATCAGATAGTAGAAGTGCTCGCTTCTAAAAACAACACAATTAGCTATCCTTCTACTATTATTATAAGTACAAACAATACTATTGATGAGCAGATAGACTCTTTTCTATCAGCAGAAGAAATCACTAAAATATTAACAAGTTACATAGCGCTCAAATAA
- a CDS encoding TonB-dependent receptor, translated as MKLKRLLLFTALISLNTIFSQNNSISGKITNSSNALAYVNVYLKNSKIGTASNENGYYKLKDIPKGNYTLVASSVGYQSKFIKITIDENQKITQNLSLSEDNSLDEIVISGTMKPVKKLDSPVPVEVYSPTFFMKNPSPSIFESMQNVNGVRPQVNCSVCNTGDIHINGLEGAYTFVMIDGMPIVSGLSTVYGLTGIPQALIERVEIVKGPASTLYGSEAVGGIINIITKKPSSSPLFTIDSYASSWGEVNTDIGLKYKLGKTNALLGINYFNYQNPIDNNNDGFTDLTLQNRISIFNKFDFERKNNRVFTVAGRYVYEDRWGGEMDWTPEYRGGTEIYGESIYTSRWETFGTYQLPTDEKLNFQFSANGHDQNSYYGDTFYKADQFIAFGQLTYDTTFGKNHDVLMGVAYRYTNYDDNTTATGSKTENDPSITHLPGVFIQDEITLAPKSKLLLGARYDHNNVHGSVFSPRVNYKWNSDNNEDVLRVSIGNGFRVANVFTEDHAALTGNRDVFFEDELLPETSWNANINYVKKIVTKNNTIINLDGSIFYTHFNNKIVADYETDTSKIIYGNLDDGYAVSKGISLNTDINFRNGLSIIAGATLMDVSTTEEGVTERQLLTESFSGTWSISYRIKSIDLLLDYTGNIYGPMDLPLLGENDPRSPTSPWYSIQNIQATKKISNTFEVFGGVKNLLNFTPAANSILNSDNPFDVGVDTETNPELAFDPAYVYAGNQGIRMFAGLRYKIQ; from the coding sequence ATGAAACTAAAAAGACTTCTATTATTTACAGCACTTATCAGCTTAAACACAATTTTTTCCCAAAATAATTCTATTTCTGGAAAAATAACGAATAGCTCAAATGCATTAGCTTACGTGAATGTTTATTTAAAAAACTCTAAAATTGGAACAGCTTCTAACGAAAACGGTTATTATAAACTAAAAGATATTCCTAAAGGAAATTACACACTTGTTGCGAGTAGTGTTGGTTATCAATCTAAATTCATAAAAATAACAATTGATGAAAATCAAAAAATTACTCAAAATTTATCTCTATCAGAAGATAACTCTTTAGATGAGATAGTTATTTCTGGAACCATGAAACCTGTTAAGAAATTAGACAGTCCTGTGCCCGTAGAAGTATACTCTCCTACCTTTTTTATGAAAAATCCATCACCATCCATATTCGAATCAATGCAGAATGTAAATGGTGTTCGTCCACAAGTAAACTGCAGTGTTTGCAACACTGGTGATATTCATATAAACGGATTAGAGGGTGCTTATACATTTGTTATGATTGACGGAATGCCAATTGTAAGCGGACTTTCTACGGTTTATGGACTAACAGGAATTCCACAAGCATTAATAGAACGTGTAGAAATTGTAAAAGGCCCCGCTTCAACTTTATATGGTTCTGAGGCAGTTGGAGGTATCATTAATATTATCACTAAAAAACCATCTTCTTCACCTTTGTTTACGATAGATTCTTACGCTAGTTCTTGGGGAGAAGTGAATACTGATATTGGCTTAAAATACAAGCTAGGAAAAACGAATGCTTTATTAGGGATCAATTATTTTAATTACCAAAACCCAATTGATAACAACAATGATGGTTTTACAGATTTAACCTTACAAAACAGAATTTCTATTTTTAATAAATTTGATTTCGAAAGAAAAAACAATCGTGTTTTTACGGTAGCTGGTCGTTATGTTTACGAAGATAGATGGGGTGGAGAAATGGATTGGACACCTGAATATAGAGGAGGAACAGAAATTTATGGAGAAAGTATTTACACAAGTAGATGGGAAACTTTTGGAACGTACCAATTACCTACAGATGAAAAATTAAATTTTCAATTTAGCGCGAATGGACATGACCAAAATTCTTACTACGGAGACACTTTTTATAAAGCTGATCAATTTATTGCTTTTGGACAATTAACATACGACACTACTTTTGGAAAAAACCATGATGTATTAATGGGAGTTGCTTATCGTTACACAAATTACGACGACAATACCACTGCAACTGGCAGTAAAACAGAAAACGATCCATCAATCACTCACTTACCAGGTGTTTTTATTCAAGATGAAATTACATTAGCACCAAAAAGCAAACTTTTGTTAGGGGCAAGATATGATCATAATAATGTACACGGAAGCGTCTTTTCTCCAAGAGTAAATTACAAATGGAATTCTGATAATAATGAAGATGTTTTAAGAGTTAGTATTGGTAATGGTTTTAGAGTTGCTAATGTTTTTACAGAAGACCATGCTGCCCTTACAGGAAACAGAGACGTATTTTTTGAAGATGAATTACTTCCAGAAACTTCTTGGAATGCAAACATTAACTATGTTAAAAAAATAGTTACAAAAAATAATACCATTATTAATTTAGATGGAAGTATTTTTTACACACATTTCAACAATAAAATAGTTGCAGATTATGAAACTGATACTTCCAAAATAATCTATGGTAACTTAGATGATGGTTATGCAGTATCTAAAGGTATATCTTTAAATACAGATATTAATTTTAGAAATGGTCTTTCAATTATAGCTGGTGCAACTTTAATGGATGTATCTACAACAGAAGAAGGAGTTACCGAAAGACAGCTATTAACAGAAAGTTTTAGTGGTACTTGGAGTATTTCTTACAGAATAAAATCTATCGATTTATTACTTGACTACACTGGTAACATTTACGGACCTATGGATTTACCTTTATTGGGAGAAAATGACCCTAGATCTCCAACATCTCCTTGGTATAGTATACAAAACATACAAGCTACTAAAAAAATTAGCAACACTTTTGAAGTTTTTGGTGGGGTAAAAAATTTATTAAACTTCACTCCTGCCGCTAACAGTATCTTAAATAGCGACAATCCTTTTGACGTTGGAGTAGATACAGAAACAAATCCCGAATTAGCGTTCGACCCAGCTTATGTATATGCCGGTAACCAAGGTATACGTATGTTTGCAGGACTTAGATATAAAATACAATAA
- a CDS encoding metal-dependent transcriptional regulator, with the protein MFTLSEENYLKAIYHLELDAVKGISTNAIAKKLETKASSVTDMIKKLSEKEVVVYKKYKGVKLTSLGKKTAANIVRKHRLWEVFLVDKLNFSWDEVHDVAEQLEHIKSSKLVEQLDAFLGFPTHDPHGDPIPDKDGNLKTIDKSLLSTLLKNESGICIGVDDSSSEFLKFLDKKGITLGQQITVLEKEDFDDSVSIKVDDKKLSISNKIANNLYIKKI; encoded by the coding sequence ATGTTTACACTTTCTGAAGAAAATTATTTAAAAGCAATTTATCATTTAGAGTTAGATGCTGTTAAAGGAATCAGTACAAATGCTATTGCTAAAAAATTAGAAACAAAAGCTTCTTCTGTTACAGACATGATAAAAAAATTGTCTGAAAAGGAAGTTGTTGTGTATAAGAAGTATAAAGGAGTTAAATTAACTAGTTTAGGAAAGAAGACTGCTGCAAATATTGTACGTAAGCACAGACTTTGGGAAGTTTTTCTGGTAGATAAGTTAAATTTTTCTTGGGATGAAGTACATGATGTTGCGGAGCAATTAGAGCATATCAAATCTTCAAAATTAGTAGAGCAATTAGATGCTTTTTTGGGTTTTCCAACGCATGATCCTCATGGAGACCCTATTCCAGATAAAGACGGGAATTTAAAAACGATAGATAAAAGTTTATTATCAACTTTATTAAAAAATGAAAGCGGAATTTGTATTGGTGTTGATGATTCTTCTTCAGAATTTTTAAAGTTCTTAGACAAAAAAGGAATTACTTTAGGGCAACAGATTACGGTTTTAGAAAAAGAAGACTTTGATGACTCCGTTTCTATTAAGGTTGATGATAAGAAATTATCAATTTCAAATAAAATAGCTAACAATTTATATATAAAAAAAATATGA
- a CDS encoding DtxR family transcriptional regulator yields MNTYNPIVALLVFFGVILILYFIFNPKKGLFFKYLKARKETEKTAIEDILKLLYHDPKTSISTIFDELDFSHSLLLESIDTMLETGLIKKEHELFSLTEEGDEYALRIVRAHRLWEKYLSEKTGFHKTEWHSRAEKKEHELSGEEVEDLSTLLGNPRYDPHGDPIPTKAGQIPEKKGMLLADLPILNFGKIIHIEDEPTSIYKQILAKHIHLHSQVYMKEISENRIVFESEGEQFVLPPIVAKNITVISLDKADVVETDTLRLSNLENNQKATIIGVSKECRGENRRRLLDLGFVKGATVSIDLLNPLGDPKAFLIKGTAIALRKDQAVKILITKA; encoded by the coding sequence ATGAATACCTACAACCCAATAGTAGCGCTCTTAGTGTTTTTTGGCGTTATTTTAATCTTGTATTTTATATTTAATCCTAAAAAAGGACTCTTTTTTAAATATCTCAAGGCTCGTAAAGAAACAGAAAAAACAGCGATTGAAGATATTTTAAAGTTATTGTATCATGATCCTAAAACATCTATAAGTACCATTTTTGATGAATTAGATTTTAGTCATAGTTTGTTATTAGAAAGTATTGATACTATGCTAGAAACTGGATTGATAAAAAAAGAGCATGAGCTTTTTTCATTGACCGAAGAAGGCGATGAATATGCATTAAGAATTGTAAGAGCACACCGTTTATGGGAAAAATATTTATCAGAAAAAACGGGTTTTCATAAAACTGAATGGCATAGTAGGGCAGAGAAAAAAGAACATGAGTTATCTGGTGAAGAAGTAGAAGATTTATCTACACTTTTAGGAAACCCAAGGTACGATCCTCATGGAGATCCAATTCCAACTAAAGCTGGTCAAATTCCTGAGAAAAAAGGAATGCTACTTGCAGATTTGCCTATTTTAAATTTTGGGAAAATTATTCATATAGAAGATGAGCCTACAAGTATTTATAAGCAAATTTTAGCAAAACATATTCATTTACATTCTCAGGTGTATATGAAAGAGATAAGTGAAAATCGCATTGTTTTTGAATCCGAAGGAGAGCAATTTGTTTTGCCACCTATAGTAGCTAAAAATATTACTGTAATTTCTTTAGACAAAGCAGATGTTGTAGAAACAGATACGTTACGTTTATCTAATTTAGAAAATAATCAAAAAGCAACAATTATAGGTGTTTCTAAAGAATGCAGAGGAGAAAATAGACGAAGATTATTAGACTTGGGTTTTGTAAAAGGAGCAACGGTTAGTATCGATTTATTAAATCCGTTAGGTGATCCAAAAGCATTTTTAATTAAAGGAACTGCTATTGCCTTAAGAAAAGATCAGGCAGTTAAAATTTTAATTACCAAAGCATAA
- a CDS encoding exodeoxyribonuclease V subunit beta, translating into MQNTSSFQVYNASAGSGKTFTLVKEYIKVLLTSDDIFSFQKILAITFTNKAAGEMKERVLSSLEDFADGEENDLLNIIVDEIKIDKAIIQERSKKILDAILKNYSAFSITTIDSFTHKIIKNFAFDLGLSLNFEVEMDAVSLLNEAVDVLISKIGTDEKLTNLLIDYSLDKTDDDKSWDISRDLSEFARILLNEDDVQHFRSLADKKLEDFTNLKSKLYNQQKELKDSIKKVGEECLELIENNDLEHKNFMRGTIPKFFADLSTKSVDIDFIKRSETIKKAIENNQYYSKSTAEFIASSIDQIVPDIVRLFKEAEVVYQQFSMNKLALKSIIPLAVLNNINSELENIKEDNNIRLNAEFNQLISDNIKDQPAPFIYERIGQRFQHYFIDEMQDTSVLQWQNLVPLIDNTLAQENSNLLLVGDGKQAIYRWRGGKAEQFIELGSDRLNPFHVSKEIKNLETNFRSYSEVINFNNSFFQHTANFIQNESYKNIFIEGNKQIENAKKGGLVSLTFLEKNEDKELEKVKYPQKVLEKILQLKESFSLSEICVLTRTRKDGVAVANYLSEKGIDIVSSETLLLKNSAKVTFIVDVLKVLQNPSDEETRFEMLYFLHQHLQIEKPKHVFFNEFAKSDNQTILESLKNLGVTFNISAFHQLPFYEKIEEIIRGFNLINSSDAYLQFFLDVVLEQQRNGTDVGEFLEFWELKKERLSIVAPESAGAVQIMTIHKSKGLEFPVVIFPCDVDIYRQIKPKSWLDQLPESYEGFDELLVDYSKSLSIVSERGLDIYNKQREELELDNFNLLYVTLTRAVEQLHVITDKKISAKGEENTNFYSGVFINYLKQQNLWNDDFSEYIFGDVQRVSEKKEENSVAEIHEKFISTPWQEHNIVLLANSSKLWNTEQGKAIDFGNLFHEILSKIITSKDVEKVISMYYQQGVINIEQQIFITKSVFSIVNHPELELYFSDKVKVFNEREIVDVDNQIIILDRLIFIADKKVVIIDYKTGNPSSEYHQQLLRYERTLKSMNFKVEKKLLIYINEEIDVVEV; encoded by the coding sequence GTGCAAAATACATCATCCTTTCAGGTTTATAACGCTTCTGCAGGAAGTGGAAAAACCTTTACGCTCGTAAAAGAATACATTAAAGTTTTATTAACTTCTGATGATATTTTTTCATTTCAGAAAATTTTAGCAATCACGTTTACCAATAAAGCAGCTGGTGAAATGAAAGAGCGTGTATTGTCTAGTTTAGAAGATTTTGCAGATGGTGAGGAAAATGATTTATTGAATATTATTGTTGATGAAATAAAGATTGATAAAGCAATCATTCAGGAAAGAAGTAAGAAAATTTTAGATGCAATTTTAAAAAATTATTCTGCTTTTTCAATTACTACAATTGATAGTTTTACACATAAAATAATTAAAAACTTCGCGTTCGATTTAGGTTTGTCACTTAATTTTGAAGTAGAAATGGATGCCGTTTCTCTTTTAAATGAAGCTGTAGATGTTTTAATTTCTAAGATTGGAACAGATGAAAAACTGACAAACCTTTTAATAGATTATTCACTAGATAAAACAGATGATGATAAGTCTTGGGATATTTCTAGAGATTTAAGTGAGTTTGCAAGAATCTTATTAAATGAAGATGATGTGCAACATTTTAGAAGTCTTGCGGATAAAAAATTAGAAGATTTTACAAACTTAAAGTCGAAGTTATATAATCAGCAAAAAGAATTAAAAGATTCCATTAAAAAAGTTGGTGAAGAGTGTCTTGAGTTAATAGAAAACAACGATTTAGAGCATAAAAATTTTATGCGAGGTACTATTCCTAAATTCTTTGCAGATTTAAGCACTAAATCTGTAGATATAGATTTTATCAAACGAAGTGAAACGATAAAAAAAGCAATCGAGAATAATCAATATTACTCAAAGTCTACCGCAGAGTTTATTGCAAGTTCTATAGATCAAATTGTTCCTGATATTGTTCGATTATTTAAGGAAGCTGAAGTTGTTTATCAGCAATTCTCCATGAATAAATTGGCGTTGAAAAGTATTATTCCTTTAGCCGTTTTAAATAATATAAATTCAGAGTTAGAAAATATAAAAGAAGACAATAATATTCGATTAAATGCAGAGTTTAATCAATTGATTTCGGATAATATAAAAGACCAACCAGCTCCTTTTATTTATGAAAGAATTGGGCAACGTTTTCAGCATTATTTTATTGACGAAATGCAAGATACTTCTGTGTTGCAATGGCAAAATTTAGTGCCATTAATAGACAATACGTTGGCGCAAGAAAATAGCAATTTATTATTGGTTGGCGATGGAAAACAAGCCATTTATAGATGGCGTGGAGGAAAAGCGGAACAATTTATTGAATTAGGTTCAGACAGATTGAATCCTTTTCATGTTTCTAAAGAAATTAAGAATTTAGAAACCAATTTTAGAAGTTATTCAGAGGTTATTAATTTTAATAATTCGTTTTTTCAGCATACGGCAAATTTCATTCAGAATGAATCGTATAAGAATATTTTTATAGAGGGGAATAAACAAATAGAAAATGCTAAAAAAGGAGGTTTAGTTTCGTTAACCTTCCTTGAAAAAAATGAAGACAAAGAGCTTGAAAAAGTAAAATATCCGCAGAAGGTTTTAGAGAAAATCCTCCAATTAAAGGAGAGTTTTTCTTTGAGTGAAATTTGCGTGTTGACTCGTACTAGAAAAGACGGAGTTGCAGTGGCAAATTATTTATCAGAAAAAGGAATTGATATTGTTTCGTCGGAAACCTTATTGCTTAAAAATAGTGCAAAAGTTACTTTTATTGTTGATGTTTTAAAGGTTTTACAAAACCCAAGTGATGAAGAAACACGTTTTGAAATGCTGTATTTTTTACATCAACATTTACAGATAGAAAAACCAAAACATGTCTTTTTTAATGAATTTGCAAAATCGGATAATCAAACTATTTTAGAATCTTTAAAAAACCTTGGTGTCACGTTTAATATTTCGGCATTTCATCAATTGCCGTTTTATGAGAAAATAGAAGAAATTATTAGAGGTTTTAATTTGATAAATTCTTCTGATGCATATCTACAATTTTTTCTAGATGTTGTTTTAGAACAGCAAAGAAACGGAACTGATGTTGGAGAGTTTTTAGAGTTTTGGGAACTTAAAAAAGAACGACTTAGTATTGTTGCTCCAGAAAGTGCTGGTGCAGTTCAGATTATGACGATTCATAAATCGAAGGGATTGGAATTTCCGGTGGTTATTTTTCCTTGTGATGTAGATATTTATCGACAGATAAAACCAAAATCATGGTTAGATCAATTGCCAGAATCATATGAAGGTTTCGATGAACTATTAGTTGATTATAGTAAAAGTTTAAGTATTGTTAGTGAAAGGGGTTTAGATATTTATAACAAGCAACGCGAAGAATTAGAATTAGATAATTTTAATCTATTGTATGTTACTTTAACAAGAGCTGTAGAGCAATTACATGTTATTACCGATAAAAAAATTTCAGCTAAAGGAGAGGAGAATACTAATTTTTATTCAGGTGTTTTTATCAATTATTTAAAACAGCAAAACCTTTGGAATGATGATTTTTCTGAATATATTTTTGGAGATGTGCAAAGGGTCAGTGAAAAGAAAGAAGAAAATTCTGTTGCAGAAATCCATGAGAAATTTATTTCAACTCCTTGGCAAGAACATAATATTGTTTTGTTAGCAAATTCTTCTAAATTATGGAATACAGAACAAGGAAAAGCTATTGATTTTGGGAATTTATTTCATGAAATTTTATCTAAAATTATTACTTCAAAAGATGTTGAGAAGGTCATTTCTATGTATTATCAACAAGGGGTTATAAATATAGAACAGCAAATTTTTATTACAAAAAGTGTTTTTAGTATTGTAAATCATCCTGAATTAGAACTTTATTTTTCAGATAAAGTTAAAGTTTTTAATGAAAGGGAAATTGTTGATGTAGATAATCAGATTATTATTTTAGATAGGTTGATTTTTATAGCAGATAAAAAAGTGGTTATTATTGATTATAAGACAGGGAACCCTTCGTCAGAATATCATCAGCAGTTATTAAGGTATGAAAGAACTCTAAAATCAATGAATTTTAAAGTAGAAAAAAAACTATTGATCTATATTAATGAAGAAATTGACGTTGTTGAGGTGTAA
- a CDS encoding OmpA family protein: MKRLRIAVIALFTLVTVGNVNAQDENNPWAVGFGVNVVDFYNGDDFSDQIKDLFGNKDWNILPSISRISGEKYLDKGFSLQLAGSLNKIETVTIEDDSDFLYWAVDAVVKYDLNNLVGQTGWFDPYVYLGGGYTSVDSSGEAMLNGGVGFNTWFNDNLGLNFQTGTKKGFSDNVRAHYQTSLGLVIKFGGTDTDGDGVYDKDDACPEEAGLVEFNGCPDADGDGVKDSDDACPSVAGLAAMNGCPDSDGDGVADKDDMCPSAKGTKANKGCPDTDGDSVADKDDKCPSVAGPADNAGCPWPDTDGDGVLDKDDKCPEFAGVASNNGCPEDAMTAEQIAALSGYSKEILFSTDSAKINRASAGKLDKVYDLISSVDNVIYVIEGYADSRGASAYNLYLTERRAESAKAYLVEKGFDANRLETVGQGEKDPIASNNTSLGRSKNRRVVIKLSDK; the protein is encoded by the coding sequence ATGAAACGATTAAGAATAGCTGTGATAGCTTTGTTTACGTTGGTAACAGTTGGTAACGTAAACGCACAAGATGAAAACAACCCTTGGGCTGTAGGTTTTGGTGTAAACGTAGTAGATTTTTACAATGGTGATGACTTTAGCGACCAAATAAAAGATTTATTTGGGAATAAAGATTGGAACATTTTACCTTCTATTTCTAGAATATCTGGAGAAAAGTATTTAGACAAAGGTTTCTCTTTACAATTAGCGGGGTCTTTAAATAAAATTGAAACAGTTACAATTGAAGATGATTCAGATTTTCTTTATTGGGCTGTAGATGCAGTTGTAAAGTATGACTTAAATAACTTAGTTGGACAAACAGGTTGGTTTGATCCTTATGTATATTTAGGTGGAGGTTATACTTCTGTAGATTCTAGTGGTGAAGCAATGTTAAATGGAGGTGTTGGTTTTAACACTTGGTTTAATGATAACTTAGGATTAAACTTTCAAACAGGAACTAAAAAAGGTTTTTCTGATAATGTAAGAGCGCATTACCAAACTTCTTTAGGTTTAGTGATTAAATTTGGAGGAACAGATACTGACGGAGACGGAGTATATGATAAAGATGATGCTTGTCCAGAAGAAGCAGGTTTAGTAGAATTTAATGGTTGTCCTGATGCTGATGGCGATGGAGTAAAAGATTCTGATGATGCTTGTCCTTCAGTTGCAGGTTTAGCAGCTATGAATGGTTGTCCTGATTCTGACGGAGACGGTGTAGCTGATAAAGATGATATGTGTCCTAGTGCTAAAGGAACTAAAGCTAATAAAGGTTGCCCAGATACAGACGGAGATAGTGTAGCTGATAAAGATGATAAATGTCCATCTGTTGCAGGACCAGCTGATAATGCAGGATGTCCTTGGCCAGATACTGACGGAGACGGAGTTTTAGATAAAGATGATAAATGTCCTGAGTTTGCAGGTGTTGCTTCTAATAATGGTTGTCCAGAAGACGCTATGACAGCAGAGCAAATTGCAGCTTTATCAGGATATTCAAAAGAAATCTTATTTAGTACAGATAGCGCTAAAATTAATAGAGCATCTGCTGGAAAATTAGATAAAGTTTATGATTTAATTAGTTCTGTAGATAATGTAATCTATGTAATAGAAGGTTATGCAGATAGTAGAGGAGCTAGTGCTTACAACTTATACTTAACTGAAAGAAGAGCAGAATCTGCTAAAGCTTATTTAGTTGAAAAAGGTTTTGACGCTAATAGATTAGAAACAGTTGGTCAAGGAGAGAAAGATCCTATTGCATCTAACAACACTAGTTTAGGAAGAAGTAAAAACAGAAGAGTAGTTATTAAGTTATCTGATAAATAA
- the atpD gene encoding F0F1 ATP synthase subunit beta → MSTITGKVSQIIGPVIDVEFNTENELPKIYDSLEIKKADGSILVLEVQQHIGEDTVRTISMDATDGLSRGTEVVATGNPIQMPIGNDIYGRLFNVTGDAIDGLGNLKKEGKDGLPIHRSAPKFEDLSVSTEVLFTGIKVIDLIEPYAKGGKIGLFGGAGVGKTVLIQELINNIAKGHGGLSVFAGVGERTREGNDLLREMLESGIIKYGDDFMHSMEAGGWDLSKVDKPGMKGSKATFVFGQMNEPPGARARVALSGLTIAEYFRDGAGEAEGKDVLFFVDNIFRFTQAGSEVSALLGRMPSAVGYQPTLATEMGAMQERITSTKKGSITSVQAVYVPADDLTDPAPATTFAHLDATTVLSRKIAELGIYPAVDPLDSTSRILSAEILGDEHYNTATAVKEILQRYKELQDIIAILGMEELSEEDKLVVHRARRVQRFLSQPFHVAEQFTGIPGVLVDIKDTIKGFNMIMDGELDKYPEAAFNLRGSIQDAIDAGEKMLAEA, encoded by the coding sequence ATGTCTACAATAACAGGTAAAGTTTCACAAATTATTGGGCCAGTAATTGATGTTGAATTCAATACTGAAAATGAACTTCCTAAAATTTACGATTCGTTAGAAATCAAAAAAGCTGACGGCTCTATTTTAGTATTAGAGGTACAACAGCATATTGGAGAAGATACAGTTAGAACTATCTCAATGGATGCTACTGATGGATTAAGTAGAGGAACTGAGGTTGTGGCTACAGGTAATCCTATTCAAATGCCTATCGGAAACGATATTTATGGCCGTTTGTTTAACGTAACTGGAGATGCTATTGATGGTTTAGGTAACTTGAAAAAAGAAGGTAAAGATGGTTTGCCAATTCACAGATCTGCACCTAAATTTGAAGATTTATCAGTATCTACTGAAGTTTTATTTACAGGTATAAAAGTAATCGATTTAATTGAGCCTTATGCAAAAGGAGGTAAAATTGGATTATTTGGAGGAGCAGGAGTAGGTAAGACAGTATTAATTCAAGAGTTAATTAACAACATTGCAAAAGGACATGGTGGTTTATCAGTCTTTGCAGGTGTTGGAGAAAGAACTCGTGAAGGAAACGATTTACTTCGTGAAATGTTAGAATCTGGAATTATAAAATACGGAGACGATTTTATGCATTCTATGGAAGCAGGAGGATGGGATTTATCTAAGGTAGATAAACCTGGAATGAAAGGTTCTAAAGCTACTTTCGTATTCGGTCAAATGAACGAGCCACCTGGAGCACGTGCACGTGTTGCGTTATCTGGTTTAACAATTGCAGAATACTTTAGAGATGGAGCTGGAGAAGCAGAAGGTAAAGATGTTCTTTTCTTTGTTGATAATATTTTCCGTTTTACACAAGCAGGTTCTGAGGTGTCAGCACTTTTAGGACGTATGCCATCAGCGGTAGGTTACCAACCAACATTAGCAACAGAAATGGGTGCAATGCAAGAGCGTATTACATCAACTAAAAAAGGTTCTATTACATCTGTACAAGCGGTATATGTTCCTGCAGATGATTTAACAGATCCAGCACCAGCAACAACGTTTGCGCATTTAGATGCAACAACAGTATTGTCTCGTAAGATTGCAGAATTAGGTATTTATCCAGCGGTAGATCCTTTAGATTCAACTTCAAGAATTTTATCTGCAGAAATTTTAGGTGATGAGCATTATAATACTGCAACAGCTGTAAAAGAAATTTTACAACGTTATAAAGAATTACAAGATATTATTGCAATTTTAGGTATGGAAGAATTATCTGAAGAAGATAAATTAGTAGTTCATAGAGCTAGACGTGTACAACGTTTCTTATCTCAACCTTTCCACGTAGCTGAACAATTTACTGGTATACCAGGAGTTTTAGTTGATATTAAAGACACTATTAAAGGTTTTAATATGATTATGGATGGTGAGTTAGATAAATACCCTGAAGCAGCATTTAACTTAAGAGGATCAATTCAAGATGCAATTGATGCTGGTGAGAAAATGTTAGCAGAAGCATAA
- a CDS encoding F0F1 ATP synthase subunit epsilon, protein MFLEIVTPEAILFSARIDSLSVPGENGEFQMLNNHAPIVANLKEGIVKIHVHSKEHLEFDQFKGHYEIHIDDDNILTIAIKSGTLELKDNKAIILAD, encoded by the coding sequence ATGTTTTTAGAAATTGTAACACCAGAAGCTATATTATTTTCAGCAAGAATTGATTCATTATCAGTTCCTGGAGAAAATGGTGAGTTTCAAATGTTAAATAATCACGCACCAATTGTTGCTAACTTAAAGGAAGGAATAGTTAAAATTCATGTTCATAGTAAAGAACATTTAGAATTTGATCAATTTAAAGGACATTATGAAATTCATATAGATGATGATAATATTCTAACAATTGCTATTAAATCTGGAACTTTAGAATTAAAAGATAATAAAGCAATTATTTTAGCAGATTAA